The region CCTGGGGGCGGGCCCTGCCGGGACGGGCGGGGCCTGAGGGGCGTGGCCAGCCCGGAGCTCACAGTCTGGCGCTGGGCGGAGTTGGCCGCCGCGGCGCCGCTGAGTAGCCCGAGCCAGGGGCGGGCGGGGTCCAGAGCCGCGGCTCCTGCGTTGACGCGGCCGCTGGGACCGGAACAGCGCTTGCTCTCAATCCTCGTTCCCCGCCCCACGCCCCAGTTCCAGCCACGTGGTGGGCGGGCAGGGGCGGTTCTGACCCCGCGACCTCGCAGTACCTTGAATCCCGGCCACACTCCGGGGTGGGCGCTGAGAAGCAAACAGAGGCTCAAGACCAGGACAGAGCGAAGTGGGGGATCCCGGAGAAAGGTAGAGGGATCTGGGGCTCCCTGGCATGAAAGCCGGGAAACAGGGAGTAATGTTTTGAGGAGGGCAGAGAAATGAATGCCTAGGCTCAAACCTGGCAGAGCTACTCTCTAGCTGTCcctgaacctctctgagcctcagctttctcctctgtaaagtggGCAGAAGCAGGAACTTCACAGGGCCCTTTggggggattaaatgagaaaatgtgttGAAAGCAGTCAGCACCGCCCCTGGAACTGAATGGGTGCTTCGTAACTGGGGGAGACTACAGTTCCTTTTCAGGGTGTCCCATCCTGTGGGCTGCATGGAGAAACTTGTCCTGGGGAGCGGGCCAGGTGTAGATGAAGTGAACCTCAGCTGGGAGGGGACGTCAGCCGCTTGTTTTGCCCCCAGCTCTCCACACGCAGTGCCATGGACAGCAAGAGTCCTGAGGGCGAGCACCCTTCGGTGACGCTCTTTCGCCAGTACCTGCGTATCCCCACTGTCCAGCCTGAGCCTGACTATGGTGAGAATGTGAAGGTTCCAGGGCTTGGGTTGGGGGCCAAATGGGTGGGAACTGTGCTCTAAACCAGCCTCCAACCCCTGTCACCCAGCCGAGCCCCACGGGCGGCCCCAACTGTCTCCTCAGCCCCTCTAGCCACTCCCTAGGTCAGCAGACTGTGGCAGCCTCTCCAGGCTGTGGAGGAACCCTTTCCCCAGAGGCTGTGCTGCTGCAGAAGTTACTCCTGGCGGCTAGTTAAGGAACAACTTCACCTCATTCCCCActggggagactgaggcagcaaaaaagggaaagagaggcCCTCAAAAGTCTACTGGGGCTggacaaagaccacagccctcacaGGGGGCTGGGTATTTTGTACATAGGTCCAAATCCCTGCTCTGTGATTTCTCAACTGGGAGACACTGAGGAATCACCTTATGTGTCTGTGCCCATCTTTAAGGAAGATAATAACGCCTGCTTCCAGCCCGTCCACAAAGGgtgactaaacccattgctgttgagtcgattccacctcatggtaaccccacgtgtgcagagtcaaactgctccatagggtttcaaggctgggacctctcagaagcagatcgccgtgGCTTTTAGGCCTTTTTCTActgcagtactgctgggtgggtttgaaccgccaacctttagattagctaCCAatcgcaaaccatttgcaccacctagggatctcAGGGACCTAAAGGATCACTAGCTGGCCAAAAAATCTTCCTTGGGGACAGAAAtgcaagtgtctctgaggagtgTAGAATTGTGTTGGGGAAGCAACAGCCCAGCTCTGGATCTGCACCCCTCCCTGGGTGTCTCTCCTCTTAGCTGTGCCTGGGCCAGTGGGAGCTATGGGTGGGCAGGAGCAGCCCCTAGCCCCTCCAAGACTCTCTGTGCCCGCAGGGGCTGCTGTGGCCTTCCTTGAGGAGAGAGCCCATCAGCTGGGCCTGGACTGTCAGAAAGTGGAGGTGAGACTGGGGTCCTGATTTGGGGGAGATGGGGCTCTGGTACCTTCTCACCCTGAGCTGACCGTCCCCCTCCTCACCCCCTCCAGGTGGCACCTGGCCACGTGGTGACTGTGCTGACCTGGCCAGGCACCAACCCTATGCTCCCCTCCCTCTTGCTCAACTCCCACATGGATGTGGTGCCTGTCTTCCaggtgtgtgttgggggtgtTGGGGGGTGTGGATGCCTTGGACGAAGAGATGGCTACCCAACCTCACGGAACCCTGGGGAAAGCATTACTGGTCCTGGTGCGACCCTACACATTCATACGACATTACTCCAGAGCCTTTGTCCAGCAACGATTCAGTGGGGGtggaagaggcagagatggggaGTGGCAATTATCTGCCCTCTTCAGTCCCCCCCACTACCACCACCCTGCCTGTCACCCCAACCTGATGGAGGGCTCCAAGGGCAGGGCCACAGTTGGCCAGACTACATTAATGACTAAATTTGGGGCTTGGCCCTCTTCCCATCCCTGCACCCAGGAGTACTGGACTCATGATCCCTTTGAGGCCTTTAAGGACGCTGAGGGCTACATCTACGCCAGGGGTGCCCAGGACATGAAGTGTGTCAGCATCCAGTGAGTGTCCTCTGTTCCCAGTTCCTCACAATGTCCTTGCTAGCCCAGTGGATTGACTCAAGGCCTGGGATGTGTTTGGACAACCCCAAGGCCAAGGAACATCTTGACCCTTTACTGTAGACAGGAGTTATTGCTGTGACCATGATGTGGATGGGGAGACTGCGGTCCAGAAAGGGGCGTGGACTTCCCAGAGTCACCTGCCAGGCTGTGGCGGAACTGAGTCCAGGACCTGCAGGTCCAGCTTCCCAGCCCTGCCTGGCCCTGCTGGTTTCCCCAGCAGCTGGCTCTGTGTCCTTTTCACTGCCCCCTCAGGTACCTGGAGGCTGTGAGGAGGCTGAAGGCCGAAGGCCACCGTTTCCCCAGAACTATCCATATGACCTTTGTGCCAGGTAGGAGTGGCTCAGGGAGGGGCACCTGCTGGAAGGAAGGGAGTGTATTGGGGATAGCCCCCTCATCTCACAACCCTGCcacctttacagatgaggaggtcGGGGGCCACCGAGGGATGGAGCTGTTTGTGCAGCGGCCCGAGTTCCGGGCCCTGAAGGCTGGCTTCGCCTTGGATGAGGGTGAGGAGGTTGGCAGGCTGCTAAGCACTCAGGGAGGAGGTAGGGAGGCTGCTAGTGGGGGCTGGGCCACTCCACCGCCTGACTCCCCTTTCCCCCTTCAGGCCTGGCCAACCCCACTGACGCCTTCACTGTCTTTTACAGTGAGCGGAGCCCTTGGTGTGAGTATGGGCATCAGGGGGAGATGGTCACTGTACAGATGGGAGATTAGGCCAGAGAGGGCAAGGGCCTGCCaagggtcacacagcaagttggGGCCTGAATAGACCTTGAACCCAGGGACTCTGTCTCCCAGCCCCTTCCTGACTGGGCTTCTCCTTCCTGTTTCCTTGACCAAGAGCTTCTCTGAGGGCAGGCCCTGACTATGGGCAGAAGCTAGCTCTTTGCCGGGGACGCTGAGGGAGGCAGGGCCCTGCTAGGGGAGCTTGGGATGAGGGAGGACCTGGGCCCACTCCAGGGCTGCCCTGCATTTCCAGCCCTTCCCATGCTGAAGATACCCCATGTCTCCCCAGGGGTGCAGATCACATGCACCGGGAAGCCTGGCCATGGCTCGCGCTTCATCGAGGACACAGCAGCAGAGAAGCTGGTGCGTGGTGCACAAGAAGGGAGCTTGGAGGCTTGGGAGGTTCTATCCTGGGACCATTCTCACATCTCTTCTCACTCTCCCAGCACAAGGTTGTGAGCTCCATCTTGGCCTTCCGAGAGAAGGAGAAGCAGAGGTGAGGCAGCCTGGGAAAGTGGGGCTCTGGGAGGCTGTGCAGGAGAGGAGGAGCTGAGCCACTTTCTACTGttgtttccccccacccccccacaggCTGCAGTCAAATCCCCACCTGAAGCTGGGCGCCGTGACCTCGGTGAATCTGACTAAGCTAGAGGGTGGCGTGGCCTATAACGTGGTCCCTGCTACCATGAGCGCCAGCTTTGACTTCCGCTTGGCACCTGATGTGGACTTGAAGGTGCTACCTCCACCTGGGTTTGAAGGAGGGATCCCCAGTCCTCACTGCCTTCCAAGAGGCTCAGGGAGAGCCTCAGGGATCAGCACATCCCCCTTCTCTTAGGCTTTCGAGGAGCAGCTGCAGGGCTGGTGCCAGGCAGCTGGCGAGGGGATCACCTTTGAGTTTGCTCAGGTATCCACTTAGGACCTGGGATAGGGGGTTTCTGGGAGCTGAGGCTGGGCTGACCGTGTGTGTGACACTGTAGGAGTGTGTGCTTGGCATGTCTGCGTGTGACTGGGCATTTCCTTAGCTGTAAGCTATGAGAGACACATTTTATTCACCCAACAAGCATTAGTTGTGGAGGCCAATGTTGGGTGCTGGGGAGGACTGTGGGGAGTACAATTAGACGCAGTTCTTTCCCTCATAGTCCTTACAGCCTGAAGTGAGAGACAGACATTAATCAAATATTCGTATAAAAGTAATATTACAGTGAACACACGTGGCCCAGGAACAGGTGGGACCTGGCACTTTGAGGGCCTGTGATTATTTGGTCTGAGAGGTCAGAGGGTGCCATCTTGACCAAGAAGCACTTGGGCTAGGACTTGAAGGATGGACAGGAAATAAGTAGATGGAGGGCGTGGGATGGTCCTGGGCTGGGAGCCTTTAAGAGACTGAAAGAGGGCCTGTGTCTGGACTGGCCCAGTGGATGTCTGTGGGGGTGGGCCGGTGCCCTGTCAGGCACAGTCTGCCCTGGAAGGAACAGGGCAAGATGCCCTTGGCCCTGTCCTGATCCTGCTATCCTTCCCTCCCTGCAGAAGTGGATGGAGCCCAGAATCACAGGTACTGACAACTCGGACCCGTGGTGGGCGGCATTTAGTGGAGTCTGCAAGGACATGTGAGCACACTGACCAGCCTGTGCCCTCCCTCCTCAGGCAGCCCAGCTTCTGTCTCAGTGCcttcctttccccttctcctACTCTGCCCTCCCGCCTCCCTCTCACTTCACCCTTCCAATTCTTGCCctgcctctccctgcctcccccctcccccattcaCCCAGCTCTTTCCCCTGAAGGAACCTCACTTTGGAGCCTGAGATCTTCTCTGCCGCCACCGACAGCCGCTATCTCCGTGCGGTGAGCCCCTCGTGTGGCAGTGGGGTGGGCCCTGGCATGAGCCTGGATGCTAGCCTTCCTCTAACGGCTCCTCCTCACCCCTGCAGGTGGGGGTCCCAGCCCTGGGCTTCTCGCCCATGAACCGCACACCCGTGCTACTGCACGACCACGATGAACGGCTGCATGAGGCCGTGTTCCTCCGTGGGATTGACATATACACCCGCCTGCTGCCTGCCCTGGCCAGCGTGCCTGCCCTGCCCCACAACAGCTGAGCCCCACGCTCCCCACGTCTACCCAGACCAGTGCCAAGGACCCAACAATAAAGTCGGAGTGGAGACAGGGGCGGCCTCTAGACTATTAACAGTGAGGACATTGGCTTCTCTGGGGAGATGGTGTGTTCCACTCATTTCACAGCTCTGTGCCCCACAACCAGCACTCCCATCTGCTACCACTCAGTCACCACTCAGGTGTGTCTGCCCAGCCACAAGCGCCCACATTCCTATTCTTAGTGGCCATCATGCTCACATCTGGCCTGCGAGGAGCACCAAGACGAGGGCCTCAGGGAGCCAGCCCTGGCTTTCAGGGGCACATTCGACATCCTGAGACAAAAGGACCAGAACCAGATGTTGGGCAGGCAGAATGACAGCTAGCAAGGTATGACAATTGGCACTTGTCAAACCCACAGACAGGAAGGTGTGGCCCCTGCTTTGGTGTTGGGAGCAGGGAGTTAGAGAGAGGCAGGGACCCTGGTAGGCTGGGTCAGTTTATCAGGGTCCCTAGCACCCTATCCAGGGCGTGGGGCAGTGTGTGCAGAAAGGCCCAGGAGTTGGGCTTCAGTCGGCTGGCCTTAACGAGGTCCCCAGGCAGCTGTGGCCCAGGAGCTGAGCCTGTTCCTCCAGCTGGTCTGGTCTAATCTGGTCCTGACCTCCGTGAGCACGGGGCAGGGTGGGCCAGCAGGGCTGTTTTGAAGTTCCTTGGTCAGAGGGGAAGTCCTGGGCTTGGATCTGTGAACTGCAGGCTTAGTACTAATAGGACTAATAGTAATTCTTATCCCTGGCTCATGGACTTCTAACAAGGAGCCTTCCCTTTCAGGGGCTCCATCTTTACTGAACCCTGACACCAGCCTCCCATGTAACACAGGTGCCATCAcaagccccattttacagacagagcAGCTGAAGCTCAGaacagtaacttgcccaaggttacacagcttggAGGTGGTGATTTGAGACTCAAGCTTTTGATCCTGGGGACTTGGGTTCCTTCCTTTGCACAGGGCAAGCTCCATGTGGAAGCtggaggaaactgagggtcaagATATTAGGAAAACTTAGTTGAAGCCTCTGACCTTGGGATTGGGGTCTGGCCACACAGGAGCTCCATGAAGGGACCGCTTCTCCCTCAGGGCGGAATGACTAAGCAAGCTCCCTGTCCAAGGTGCCAGCTCTGGAAACCCTTCTCCCTCCGGCTACTGAAAACAGTGGGCCAGGGTACAAAGTTGGCTCTTTCAAGACTCAACCTTCCATCTGACACCCCCTGGGGAAGGGCAGTTGACCACCCACAGTGGGTACCAGTCTCAGTCAAGAGCTAGCAGGACTGCAGCCCCAGCCTTggttgggcaaattacttaagctTCCTGGGGCCCTACTTTGACTGCCTGGGTTGAAATGAACAGGTTTCCCCGCCTGTAAAACAAAGGTAAGAGAAATCGCTACTTCAGCCCTAAGGGGAccatataccagggactgcctgtcATCCTGGCACCCAAGTTTGGATTATACATCACATGACCACCATACTCAAAGGCTGCCTATGAGGATTAACTGTGCCTAGGGACAGTGCTCCACCAGATGCCTTCTACAGGAAGGCTCCACAAATACCTGTTACTCCAAGACCCTACAGTTGAAGCAGCTGGTCAGGAGGCACAGCATGTGACCTGTACAGTATCTCATGAGGGCACCATGAGGGTGTCTCCTAGGCTTTGGCCCATTCATGCCAGAAAGGCAGTGCCATCACTTTAGGGGCCCAGAGAGTGGACCCTTGCCAGGTGCACCAGAAACAGCCTAAGCCTAGAACCTGTCAGGCTAAAGTACAGAAATCTCGAGTAGGGCCCTTCCACCTCCTCTGGGCACGCTTCAAGACTTAACAAGGGCATCTGGGATTTCTTCCTGTTTTCAGCAGTCTGCCCAGTCCAACCAGCAGGCTCCATTTCTCATTGATTAGGTTCCTCCTCTTGCACTCCAGGGCCATGAGTCTCACCCAGCCACATCCAACCACACATTCAGAGAAGGCTAAACTCTTCTCATACAAATGGAGGCACTACTCCTCATCCCCAGCGCCACAGACACAAGCAGACTGACAACAGCTCCTGCCTCAAGGTTTATTTGTACAAACTGCACAGGAGGACACCAGCCCCATGCAGATGGCAGCCCAGGGGTCACACCACTCCTTCTGTCCTCAAACGGAGAACTCTACTCTGAAGCCTTTGTGGGGGCCTGGGCACCTTTGGGAGCCTGAGCTGGAGCCGGATCTTGAGTGGAGGCCTGGGCTGGAGCTTCGGCCTTACTTTGAGCCTTGGCTTTGGACTTTGGCCGGCAGAGCCTGAGACCCTTGGCAATGCGAGCCCGAGCACGCTTCCCAAGCTTGGGATGGGCAATGTAGGCTAGACGACTAAGCTTGCGGTTGACGCCCCTTGGGATCTTGGGCTTGACCTGCTTGGGCTTTAAGAGAGTCTTGATAGCCTCAGTACGTGCATCCATGGCCTTGGCGTTGTTAGCCTGCATCTTCTTCAGGCCCTTCTTGTTGTGCTTCTTGGCAAAGCGCATGTTTCTCAGAAACTTGGGGTCCACCTGGAAGGCAAGAAAGGTACCAGCAGCTGTAAGTGCAGTGTGTGGTGCTCGACTCCATAGTGGGGGCCCAAGAGTGTATCAGGCCCCAGGCCAAGTCTTTTGAGGACTCAGCATTACGTGCTAAGATATTTCAACCCTTAGAAATTATTTCCAGAGAAAGATGTTAAGACCACCCCCTGAAGTCAAAACTTCAGCCTGCTAATGTGGTACACAAAGATCACATTTTCAGGACTACAACCCCAGGCCCTGGAAAAGTCAACAGTCAAACGCAAGTGCAGAAGGAAGGAACAAATAATGGCTGCCCCCTCTGCCAGGGCTGCAGGCCTCCAACTTCTAC is a window of Elephas maximus indicus isolate mEleMax1 chromosome 20, mEleMax1 primary haplotype, whole genome shotgun sequence DNA encoding:
- the ACY1 gene encoding aminoacylase-1; amino-acid sequence: MDSKSPEGEHPSVTLFRQYLRIPTVQPEPDYGAAVAFLEERAHQLGLDCQKVEVAPGHVVTVLTWPGTNPMLPSLLLNSHMDVVPVFQEYWTHDPFEAFKDAEGYIYARGAQDMKCVSIQYLEAVRRLKAEGHRFPRTIHMTFVPDEEVGGHRGMELFVQRPEFRALKAGFALDEGLANPTDAFTVFYSERSPWWVQITCTGKPGHGSRFIEDTAAEKLHKVVSSILAFREKEKQRLQSNPHLKLGAVTSVNLTKLEGGVAYNVVPATMSASFDFRLAPDVDLKAFEEQLQGWCQAAGEGITFEFAQKWMEPRITGTDNSDPWWAAFSGVCKDMNLTLEPEIFSAATDSRYLRAVGVPALGFSPMNRTPVLLHDHDERLHEAVFLRGIDIYTRLLPALASVPALPHNS
- the RPL29 gene encoding 60S ribosomal protein L29, with the translated sequence MAKSKNHTTHNQSRKWHRNGIKKPRSQRYESLKGVDPKFLRNMRFAKKHNKKGLKKMQANNAKAMDARTEAIKTLLKPKQVKPKIPRGVNRKLSRLAYIAHPKLGKRARARIAKGLRLCRPKSKAKAQSKAEAPAQASTQDPAPAQAPKGAQAPTKASE